The region GACGGCTGCTTTTTCGTCGGTGGCAGCTTCAGCTTTTGCAGCAACGCGTCCAAAACGATTGACGATCTCAACCGTGCCGCCTTCACGCACATTTAGATCGCGCGTCAGGTCCTGAGCAAAATTGCCCAGCGTGAATGCGAAAATAACAAATAAAATTAACGGGAATCTCTTGCCAGAAAACAGCATTTCCTAAGGTTTGCTCGGAATTCTACCCGACTGGATGAGGCGCTGACGAACTCGTTCCTGCCATCTTTTTCGAGGGCGTTCGTCGTCCTCAAATCGTTCGATGAGATCGTTCATCGATTCGCCGCCCGCGAGCCGGGTTTTCAAATAGAGCAACGCTACTATGATACCAGAAAAGGAGAGCACCAAGATCTGCACCGGCAGCCAGATGAGTTGGATGATCGATTCGAGCAATGCCATTTTCACTCTAGCCTGCATATCGTTTGCCTCACCCGTGATGCGAAACGAGCGGCTGCGGCCCCAGTTAAATACAAATCCGCCGTCCTTCTCTTCTACGATCGCATCGGTCTTGTCACCTGTCGCAGGTTGCGGTTCCGAGACCGCAGATTCATCTTTTTGCGGTGCAATTGCTGCTGCCTTTTCATCGACCGACGGTATCTGCTCGACCTTTTTCTCAAGGCCGTAGGCCGCGAGATTAACAACCGCCGAGATCGTTCCCGCGGTGAGTGCCGGAATGAGAAACATTATAAAGACAGCTGCTGCTGCGGTCATAACCGAGCGTTTAACAAGTTCCTTTGAACGTTTGAGAGCTGCCCAGCCTTTAAGATTTTCCATCATCACGACCGGCGAAGACAGCGTCCAAAACACGCTAAGGACAATAAAACCTACGCCGCAAGTCACGATCCCAATAACAAAAACGAGTACAGTATTGAGAATGCCGGTTCCGGCAAATGTCTTCCATTTCTTGCGTGCCTCAACGAGCGCGGGCCTCAATCTGATGGGCCTCAGCGGAACAGCGAGGTATTGCGTAACGATCCATGTGATCGTGCCGATGACAAGGTATGTACAAAATGCGCTCGCGATCGACAGCGCAAATCCGGCGGTACCGACCAGCACGTTCGAAGTCGTTTCAGAGATCACATCGCTGACCTTTAGGAACGAAAGCACGATCATCAAGATAGTCAAAACAATTATCGGCAGCGAGAAAAAGCCGGTCAGCATGATGAACTTAGGCAGATGCTCGCTGTAAATGACCAAAGCCCTGCGCAGCAATCCGAATATACCTTCGTACCTTGCACGCATCACACTCGCGAAAGCCTCGGCTGTCTGCGGACGTTCATTCGGATCTTTGGCCAGAGCCGAATGTATCGCCCGTTTCATCTTTCGACGGACATTTTTTGCATCCAGCGGTGCGGGCTCGACGCTCTTGTGCGATTCCATAACATCCTTGAAATCGCCCTCGAACGGCGGCGCTCCCGAAAGCATCTGATACGCGATAACGCCGAGGCTGTAGATGTCCGAACGCGGATCGAGGTGTTCGCCGCGGCATTGCTCCGGCGACATATAAAGCGGCGTGCCCAAAACCGAACCGACACGCGTCAAATCTGCCGAATTACTCGAATCATAAAGCGACCGCACCGGCGTCGCAAGCCGTGTCAGCGATCGGTCCGTGTCGCCTGTCGTCGAAATGATCTTGGTTCCAACCGAGTCCTGAAAATCATCTGAAACATCGCCGTCATCAAAGATCGCGGTCTTGCCTTCAGAAGAGACAATGCCCGTTTCGGAAACAAGAGTGCCTTGATCGACCGAATGAGCGATGGTCGCGGTTCCTGGAGCCTTAGTATCTGAAACGCCGTCAGCATGAGTTCCGTCCGTCTCGGCTCCGCCAAAAGTCAAATTCCCGCCCGAAGCGATCGTTGGCAGCGAGCTTCGAAACTTCGCATCCAGATCGTCGCTCTCGATAACATCGTTCTCTTCGAGCTTTGCGATACCAAAATCAAGCACCTTTACCGTGTAGCCGCCGCGTTGATTTGGTTCGAGCCATATGTTGTCGGGTTTGAGGTCGCGGTGAATGATGCCCTGAACGTGAGCTTCGTGAACAGCCGAACAGACCTGTTCGAGAATATCGAGCGACCACGCGATCGGAAGATTTTTCTCTTCCTCAAGTATCTCGCCCAGCGTGCAGCCGTCGAGATATTCCATCACGAGATACGCAACCTGTCCGTCCTTTGTGTCCGCAAATCCAAAATCGGTCACATCTACAACATTCGGATGCCGCAAACGCCCCGCCGCACGAGCCTCGCGCCGGAAACGCTCGACAAACTCGCTCCGCTGCATAAACTGCGGAGCGATGATCTTCACCGCCACCGGCCGCTCGGTGCCGAGATGCGTCGCAAGATACACCGTCCCCATGCCGCCCTTTCCCAGCTCGCGCGTCATCTGATATTTGCCGTCAAGCACCTGGCCTATAAAGTCCGGACAATTCATCTCTCGTAAATGCAAATCTACCCGTAATTGCGAATGCAATCAAGTACTTACGACCGCGTTTGCCATTAAGTTTTGTGTTTTAGAACAATTGGTCAGCACATTGCAAAAGCCCGCACATAAGCAAGGGCAACTAAATACAAAAGCCCGCACGTAAGTAAGGGCGAAACACTCATCACTGAATGTACCACCCTTTCTTATCTGCATTATCTGTTTAGAACAATTCAACCTGTCCGTCGGTCGCATTCACTTGCGGCTCGCCTTCGTTGAACATTATCCGTTCAAACAAAAGCGGCGAAGTCGAACCCGACTTTCCGACCGCCGTGAATCTGAGATTCAGCAGAACACCGTCATCGCTTATGGGCATCGCTCCGTAAACCACTACTCTCAACAGTCCGGGTTCTATAACGTTAGTCACGACAGTTAGCCCTCGGCTGATAGTTCCGGTCAGATCGGCTGCAACAGCCTGTGGCTGTATCACGTGCGGGTCATATGTAAGGTCGAACTCGTAAGAGATAACGCCATCATTTGCAATGCTCTGAACATTCACGGGCACGACGATCTCTTTGCCAACAGGAGCAGCAGTTTGCGGCAATTCGACAGTCGCTCGTCGCGATCGCCCGCGTGAAGATCCTGACCGTGAAGTGTCATTCGCCCAATCGCCGGAAACCTCACCCATAAGCAGACCGGCATAATCCTCATTGGCGATGTTTGCGGTGACGGACGGATATACCCTGTTTACGGGATTGAATATCCAATTCCCCGTCGATCCAAAATTTGAACCGCCAGCCACATAATCCGCTATCTGGCCTGCATCAAACGACGACACCAATCCGTTTCCGCTGACGTCCGCCACGATCAACTTATTACCGCTCAATTGAGGACTCGGTTGGCCGACCACATGTTGTGATATCAAGCCCGCGTCATAGGATGAGATAGCAGAGCCGCCGTTTTTTGACAACATGACTGCATAACTCCCCGCGTCAAAACCCGCAAGCAAGTATCGGCCATCGAGCATTCCTGTTGTTGCCGAAACAGATGTTGCCCCTACACCGTTTATCAAAACGTTCGGAACATATCGCGTCGATGGTGCCCCAATGGCATTGCCATATGTCACAGTTCCCGAGATCGATGCGCCTCCGACTGTGACGCTTCCATTAGTCGTCATGCTTCCCGGTTCACCGTCGTTCAACAAGAATCCCGGATGAGGGTCCCCGTTGTCCGGCGTTTGATAATGCTCGAAGATCAAGGGAGACGACTGCCCGGGCGTTCCCACAATTGTAAACCTAAGATTTACGAGAATTCCGGATCCCGCTAATGCCTGCCCTCCCGTAAAGGCTGACACAATGAGATGTCCGGCATTTGCTGTATTAGGAGTAAAACCCATATTACTGCTCATTGTTCCAACGCTATCAATCGGCTGTGAAGCAGGCTGTAGAACCGCCGAATCGAACGTCACCTGAAGATCATAGGCTATGATCGAATATCCAGTCAGATCTCCGACCGTGATCGGGATGGTAATATCGCTGCCCGGAGCCGCATTAACGGCAGGCAAGGTAACGGGCAGAGAGTTGCTGGAAATGGTTATTCTGCCGTAACCCAAATTTTCAATCGGCGGATTACCATCGTTGTACATAAATCCAACATGAAATTCACCGGCCGGACTGGTCCAATTCTCAAACTTCAATAGCGTTGATTGCCCTGGCGGTCCCACGGTCCGGAATTTGAGATTCAACAGAGTTCCGGACCCGTCAGTTCCGTTTCCGGTGATCGGAACATCATTATAGGCGGTGATGATCAGATGCCCAGGATAGTTTGTATTGGCGAATATCCCGTCCATTCCTTCGCTAAAGGTTCTCGCCGCCTCGAAGGGAGGCGATGCAAATTGCACGAATGCCGGATCATACGCAACGTGAAATTTATAGGACGTTATCCCATGACCGATCGGGTTTCGCACCGTTACGGGCATCAGAAGTTCGGTGCCCGACGCCACCTTGTAGCCACGTAACATCACATAATTTGGGTATCCAGTAGTCCAGCCGGCGTTCGTGGTAAACGCTGCGGATGCGAAAAAGATAAAGCATATAGCGATGATGCGTGACGGTATGCGTAACATAGA is a window of Chloracidobacterium sp. DNA encoding:
- a CDS encoding serine/threonine protein kinase — its product is MNCPDFIGQVLDGKYQMTRELGKGGMGTVYLATHLGTERPVAVKIIAPQFMQRSEFVERFRREARAAGRLRHPNVVDVTDFGFADTKDGQVAYLVMEYLDGCTLGEILEEEKNLPIAWSLDILEQVCSAVHEAHVQGIIHRDLKPDNIWLEPNQRGGYTVKVLDFGIAKLEENDVIESDDLDAKFRSSLPTIASGGNLTFGGAETDGTHADGVSDTKAPGTATIAHSVDQGTLVSETGIVSSEGKTAIFDDGDVSDDFQDSVGTKIISTTGDTDRSLTRLATPVRSLYDSSNSADLTRVGSVLGTPLYMSPEQCRGEHLDPRSDIYSLGVIAYQMLSGAPPFEGDFKDVMESHKSVEPAPLDAKNVRRKMKRAIHSALAKDPNERPQTAEAFASVMRARYEGIFGLLRRALVIYSEHLPKFIMLTGFFSLPIIVLTILMIVLSFLKVSDVISETTSNVLVGTAGFALSIASAFCTYLVIGTITWIVTQYLAVPLRPIRLRPALVEARKKWKTFAGTGILNTVLVFVIGIVTCGVGFIVLSVFWTLSSPVVMMENLKGWAALKRSKELVKRSVMTAAAAVFIMFLIPALTAGTISAVVNLAAYGLEKKVEQIPSVDEKAAAIAPQKDESAVSEPQPATGDKTDAIVEEKDGGFVFNWGRSRSFRITGEANDMQARVKMALLESIIQLIWLPVQILVLSFSGIIVALLYLKTRLAGGESMNDLIERFEDDERPRKRWQERVRQRLIQSGRIPSKP